In Methylocystis echinoides, one genomic interval encodes:
- the purE gene encoding 5-(carboxyamino)imidazole ribonucleotide mutase translates to MGSQSDWATMRHAVETLAALEVGCAARIVSAHRTPDRLVAFAKGAESEGFDVIIAGAGGAAHLPGMTASMTNLPVLGVPIESAALKGMDSLLSIVQMPGGVPVGTLAIGKAGAINAAILAASILARSDKALAARLAAFRKQQTESVAETPRDEA, encoded by the coding sequence ATGGGGTCGCAGTCCGACTGGGCGACCATGCGCCACGCCGTCGAGACGCTGGCCGCGCTCGAGGTCGGCTGCGCGGCGCGGATCGTCTCGGCCCATCGCACGCCCGACCGGCTCGTGGCCTTCGCCAAGGGGGCGGAGTCCGAGGGCTTCGACGTGATCATCGCCGGGGCCGGCGGGGCGGCGCATCTGCCCGGCATGACGGCCTCCATGACCAATCTGCCGGTGCTCGGCGTGCCGATCGAGTCCGCCGCGCTCAAGGGGATGGATTCGCTTTTGTCGATCGTGCAGATGCCGGGCGGCGTGCCGGTCGGGACGCTGGCCATCGGCAAAGCGGGGGCGATCAACGCAGCGATCTTGGCCGCGAGCATTCTCGCGCGTTCGGACAAGGCGCTCGCGGCGCGACTCGCGGCCTTTCGCAAGCAACAGACGGAGAGCGTGGCGGAGACGCCGCGCGACGAGGCGTGA
- a CDS encoding 4Fe-4S dicluster domain-containing protein, producing MKTFLDWSAYDTYGVGDAYSGIPATGGNYAKAVAVCMHSRDCQKTGKGVMCPSYRITGDRAHSTEARVAAFKAALNDGADARAFADPRLDEAMDLCVSCKACKKECPSAVDMTLIKTEYLAQRHEIRGVPLRTRLFGGVPELTGRHRELLRLAIRLRNRFRPLAKFAETWLGVTASRPLPELPKKPFAPTAPTTGATGARGEVILFVDTFCHHFEPDVAEAATEVLLHAGYSVRIAKPAPTDAEPDRPLCCGRTYLTTGMVEKARGEAKRVLAAFQDAIAARTPIIGLEPSCLLSLRDELYSLGLGPQVGELGKQLYLFEEFLAREHQNKGLRLTLKPLNLPKALVHGHCHQKAFGVMKATRRVLSWIPGFSFDVVESSCCGMAGSFGLEAEHYDASMQMAELSLLPAVRAAAPDTPVIANGFSCRHQIEHGGGRPARHLALVLRDALA from the coding sequence ATGAAAACCTTCCTCGATTGGTCGGCTTACGACACCTACGGCGTGGGCGACGCTTATTCCGGCATCCCCGCGACGGGCGGCAATTACGCCAAGGCCGTGGCGGTCTGCATGCACAGCCGCGATTGTCAGAAAACCGGCAAGGGCGTGATGTGCCCGAGCTATCGCATCACCGGGGATCGCGCGCATTCGACCGAGGCCCGGGTCGCGGCCTTCAAGGCGGCCTTGAATGACGGCGCCGACGCGCGCGCTTTCGCCGACCCGCGGCTCGATGAAGCGATGGATCTCTGCGTCTCCTGCAAAGCCTGCAAGAAGGAATGCCCCAGCGCCGTCGACATGACGCTGATCAAGACCGAATATCTCGCCCAGCGCCACGAGATCCGGGGCGTCCCGCTGCGCACGCGCCTTTTCGGCGGCGTGCCGGAATTGACGGGACGCCATCGTGAACTGTTGCGCCTCGCGATCCGCTTGCGCAACCGCTTCCGTCCTCTCGCCAAATTCGCGGAGACATGGCTTGGCGTCACCGCCAGCCGTCCCCTGCCCGAGCTGCCGAAGAAGCCCTTCGCGCCAACCGCGCCGACGACTGGCGCAACGGGAGCACGCGGCGAGGTCATCCTGTTCGTCGACACGTTCTGCCACCATTTCGAGCCCGACGTCGCCGAAGCGGCGACGGAGGTGCTGCTCCACGCGGGCTACAGCGTGCGCATCGCCAAGCCCGCGCCGACCGACGCCGAGCCCGACCGGCCGCTCTGCTGCGGGCGCACCTATCTGACGACCGGCATGGTGGAAAAGGCGCGCGGCGAGGCCAAGCGCGTGCTCGCCGCCTTCCAGGACGCCATCGCCGCCCGCACGCCGATCATCGGGCTCGAGCCCTCGTGCCTCTTATCGCTGCGCGACGAACTATACAGTCTCGGGCTTGGCCCGCAGGTCGGCGAACTCGGTAAGCAGCTCTATCTTTTCGAGGAGTTCCTCGCCCGCGAGCATCAGAACAAGGGCCTGCGCCTCACGCTGAAACCTCTGAACCTGCCCAAGGCGCTGGTGCACGGCCATTGCCACCAGAAGGCCTTCGGCGTGATGAAGGCGACCCGCAGGGTCTTGAGCTGGATTCCGGGCTTCTCCTTCGATGTCGTGGAGTCGAGCTGCTGCGGCATGGCCGGCAGTTTCGGACTCGAGGCGGAGCATTACGACGCCTCCATGCAGATGGCGGAACTCTCGCTGTTGCCCGCCGTCCGCGCGGCGGCGCCCGACACGCCGGTGATCGCCAATGGCTTCTCTTGCCGCCACCAGATCGAACACGGCGGCGGCCGCCCCGCCCGACATCTGGCGCTCGTGCTGCGCGACGCGCTGGCCTGA
- a CDS encoding alpha/beta hydrolase: MKTIPVSLLLCGLIALAPVAWGKILLPSGATQSAAADNAVAGPRRVPARVLPVPGDVSKQLQALIRAPYPANVLTPPPNTNEAWAALDKQFNMDWSKTLAELRKSLKVSVEPATIAGVKAYIVTPAALPSSNRNRLLVHLHGGGFVAGGGEAATTEAIVMAGIGGFRVISIDYRMPPQAPFPAALDDALTVWEALAQTVKPQNMAIFGASAGGGLALATVLRAKDEGLPLPAAVAALTPWSDLNKVGDSYYANEYVDNMLVTWDGWLAASAQLYANGHDLKDPYLSPVYGDFKNFPPTILTAGTRDLFLSNTVRVHRNMRRAGVFADLNVYEGMSHGQFAGPDVPESREIFEEIARFFDARLGQ; encoded by the coding sequence GTGAAGACCATCCCCGTTTCCCTCTTGCTGTGCGGCCTAATCGCGCTCGCGCCCGTCGCGTGGGGCAAAATTCTTTTGCCCTCGGGGGCGACCCAATCCGCCGCCGCCGACAACGCCGTGGCCGGGCCGCGTCGGGTTCCCGCCCGCGTCCTTCCTGTGCCGGGCGACGTGAGCAAGCAATTGCAGGCCCTCATCCGCGCGCCTTATCCCGCAAATGTGCTGACGCCGCCGCCGAATACAAATGAAGCGTGGGCGGCGCTAGACAAGCAATTCAATATGGATTGGTCGAAGACGCTCGCCGAGTTGCGCAAGTCGCTCAAGGTCAGCGTCGAGCCGGCGACAATTGCGGGCGTGAAAGCCTATATCGTGACGCCCGCCGCTTTGCCCTCCAGCAACCGCAATCGGCTGCTCGTTCATCTGCATGGCGGCGGCTTTGTCGCGGGCGGCGGCGAAGCGGCGACCACGGAAGCGATCGTGATGGCCGGGATCGGCGGCTTCCGGGTCATTTCAATCGATTATCGCATGCCGCCGCAGGCGCCGTTTCCAGCTGCTCTGGACGACGCGCTGACCGTCTGGGAGGCCCTCGCGCAGACGGTGAAGCCGCAGAATATGGCGATCTTCGGGGCGTCGGCCGGGGGCGGGCTGGCGCTCGCGACGGTCTTGCGCGCCAAGGACGAGGGCCTGCCGCTGCCGGCGGCTGTTGCCGCGTTGACGCCCTGGTCGGACCTCAACAAGGTGGGCGACAGCTATTACGCCAACGAATATGTCGACAACATGCTGGTGACGTGGGACGGATGGCTTGCCGCCTCGGCGCAGCTCTACGCCAACGGCCACGACCTGAAGGATCCCTATCTTTCGCCTGTTTATGGCGATTTCAAAAACTTCCCGCCGACGATCCTGACCGCTGGGACCCGCGATCTGTTCTTATCCAATACCGTGCGCGTCCATCGTAATATGCGCCGCGCCGGCGTCTTCGCCGATCTCAATGTCTATGAAGGCATGAGCCACGGACAATTCGCCGGCCCGGATGTGCCTGAGTCCCGCGAGATCTTCGAAGAAATCGCGCGCTTTTTCGACGCGCGGCTGGGGCAGTGA
- a CDS encoding PLP-dependent aminotransferase family protein, translating to MSIATLGRTSPVIRSGHVQLSIILRESEKSTLQTQIFDQIRTMILNGQLRGDDPLPTTRELSVQLGVSRNTAVLAYERLIAEGYIRTKPYVGTFVSPDLPDTAFLSAGETTATPPPMQVTDGSGAGEEAPHLRTHRLADPNRRRLAADFWVGRPDARTFPMKAWSQHIKARLKSAGSKLTSYSDPAGLLELRQAIAKHLAPARGVVCDPEQIIIVGGCQDGFNLVGRLLVHPGSTAVVESPCYQGAAFVLESLGAKLHPVPIDRDGLDVTQLPHVNGAVAYVTPSHQYPVGVTMSLQRRIELLSWATQYDAYIMEDDYDSDFRFVGSPLTALKGLDRNERVIYLGTFSKCMGPGLRLGYVVAPRRLVESFRRMKMLMNNGQSWLEQAAMADFMASGEFGRHLRRIRQLYRERRDALLGALHKHFGECEVYGEQAGMHLVWKLPEGFPSAEEVEAKGLAAGVGVCSLATGSALRFDKNDGADRLLMLGFVALSEKEIEDGIARLAGALKG from the coding sequence ATGAGCATCGCCACACTCGGTCGTACGTCTCCGGTCATCAGAAGCGGCCATGTGCAGCTGTCGATCATCTTGAGAGAGTCAGAGAAATCGACGCTGCAGACGCAGATTTTCGATCAGATCCGCACCATGATTCTCAACGGCCAGCTGCGGGGCGACGATCCCTTGCCAACCACGCGCGAATTGAGCGTGCAGCTTGGCGTCTCCCGCAACACGGCCGTGCTCGCCTATGAGCGGCTGATCGCCGAAGGCTATATTCGCACCAAGCCCTATGTCGGGACCTTTGTGTCGCCCGATCTTCCGGACACGGCGTTCCTCTCCGCCGGCGAGACGACGGCGACGCCCCCGCCGATGCAGGTGACGGACGGGTCAGGCGCCGGCGAGGAGGCGCCGCATCTGCGCACGCATCGGCTCGCGGACCCGAACCGCCGCCGGCTCGCCGCGGATTTCTGGGTCGGCCGTCCCGACGCCCGCACTTTCCCGATGAAGGCGTGGTCGCAACACATCAAGGCGCGGCTCAAGTCCGCAGGATCCAAGTTGACGAGTTACAGCGATCCTGCGGGCCTGCTCGAGCTGCGTCAGGCCATCGCCAAACATCTTGCGCCCGCGCGCGGCGTGGTTTGCGATCCGGAACAGATCATCATTGTCGGCGGCTGCCAGGATGGTTTCAATCTCGTCGGGCGGCTTCTTGTGCATCCGGGCTCCACGGCCGTCGTCGAGAGCCCCTGCTATCAGGGCGCGGCTTTCGTTTTGGAAAGTCTTGGCGCCAAGCTGCATCCCGTGCCGATCGACAGGGACGGGCTCGACGTCACGCAATTGCCGCATGTGAACGGCGCGGTCGCTTATGTCACGCCCTCGCATCAATATCCGGTCGGCGTGACGATGAGCCTGCAGCGGCGCATCGAGCTTCTGTCCTGGGCGACGCAATATGACGCCTACATCATGGAGGACGACTACGACAGCGACTTCCGCTTCGTGGGCTCGCCGCTGACCGCGCTCAAGGGTCTCGATCGCAACGAGCGCGTCATCTATCTCGGCACCTTCTCCAAATGCATGGGGCCGGGGCTGCGGCTCGGCTATGTGGTGGCGCCGCGCCGCCTCGTCGAGAGCTTCCGCCGCATGAAAATGTTGATGAACAACGGCCAGAGCTGGCTGGAGCAGGCGGCCATGGCGGATTTCATGGCGAGCGGCGAGTTCGGCCGCCATCTGCGCCGCATCCGCCAGCTCTACCGCGAACGCCGCGACGCGCTGCTCGGCGCTTTGCACAAGCATTTCGGCGAATGCGAAGTCTATGGCGAGCAGGCCGGCATGCATCTCGTCTGGAAATTGCCGGAGGGCTTTCCCAGCGCCGAGGAGGTCGAGGCGAAGGGCCTTGCCGCTGGCGTCGGCGTCTGTTCCCTCGCGACGGGCTCCGCTCTGCGCTTCGATAAGAACGACGGGGCCGACCGTTTGCTGATGCTGGGCTTCGTCGCGCTCTCCGAGAAGGAGATCGAGGACGGCATTGCGCGGCTCGCAGGGGCGTTGAAGGGGTAA
- the crcB gene encoding fluoride efflux transporter CrcB, giving the protein MSLVTCLLIMLGGAVGALARYALALWMLPISETLPLGTILVNVTGSFVIGFFGTLTLSEGRFPVSEDLRLFVMIGLCGGFTTFSSFSLQTLDFLRSGAVIRAAINVAASVLLCVAAVAVGHYVAACFNGGAVKIAQIAIEEEG; this is encoded by the coding sequence ATGTCGCTTGTCACCTGTCTCCTGATCATGCTCGGCGGCGCCGTAGGCGCGTTGGCGCGCTACGCGCTGGCGCTGTGGATGCTTCCGATCAGCGAGACGCTGCCGCTCGGAACGATCCTCGTTAATGTGACAGGCTCCTTCGTCATCGGCTTTTTCGGGACGCTCACCCTCTCGGAGGGACGCTTCCCCGTGTCGGAGGATCTCCGCCTGTTCGTGATGATCGGGCTCTGCGGCGGCTTCACCACTTTCTCCTCCTTCAGCTTGCAGACGCTGGACTTCCTGCGCAGCGGCGCCGTCATTCGGGCCGCGATCAACGTGGCTGCCTCTGTGCTGCTCTGCGTCGCCGCCGTCGCCGTCGGGCATTACGTGGCCGCTTGCTTCAACGGCGGGGCGGTCAAGATCGCTCAGATCGCGATCGAAGAGGAAGGATAA
- a CDS encoding DUF465 domain-containing protein gives MNDNPSEADQDAIRAEVERLRLEHHDLEAAIEALIAVGAPDQLQIQRLKKRKLVLRDRIVFLEDQITPDIIA, from the coding sequence ATGAACGACAATCCCAGCGAGGCCGATCAGGACGCCATCCGCGCCGAAGTGGAGCGTCTGAGGCTGGAGCATCACGATCTCGAGGCGGCGATCGAGGCGCTTATCGCCGTCGGCGCGCCGGACCAACTGCAAATCCAGCGGCTGAAAAAGCGCAAACTCGTTCTGCGCGACCGCATCGTCTTCCTCGAAGACCAGATTACCCCCGACATCATCGCCTGA
- a CDS encoding sodium:proton antiporter — MTQAVATLAVAMIVAIAARRVKLPYTVGLVIVGAVLTLSRPDFGPHLTHEVIFDLILPPLLFEAALSLSWRELLRDSLPLLTLAGLGTVISAAFVAWASVALLHWPLPSALVFGALIAATDPVAIIAMFKDNGVKGRLRLLVESESLLNDGAAAVLFVMALAWAEGHGAGEGAGDIALTLGRIVLGGVAVGALTGGAAILIAMGTAEHMIEAALTTIAAFGSFLIAERLHVSGVLATVTAGLIMGNLGLLREDNRSYLSYKGREFVHGFWEFAAFLANSMVFLMIGVDVASTPFLNYGAPLIFSVIAIVLAARALTVYPLSALFLFSRWRISFPEQHVLWWGGLRGALGLALALSLPDTLPLRDMIVVSTFAVVAFSIVVQGLTMPLLLRALGFMPGPVQ, encoded by the coding sequence TTGACCCAAGCCGTCGCCACGCTGGCGGTGGCGATGATCGTCGCCATTGCGGCGCGGCGCGTAAAGCTTCCCTATACGGTCGGCCTCGTGATCGTCGGCGCCGTCTTGACGTTGTCAAGGCCCGACTTCGGCCCGCATCTGACGCATGAGGTCATCTTCGATCTCATCTTGCCGCCGCTCCTCTTCGAGGCCGCCCTGTCGCTTTCCTGGCGGGAGCTCTTGCGCGACTCTCTGCCGCTGCTGACGCTCGCCGGTCTTGGCACCGTGATCTCGGCGGCTTTCGTCGCCTGGGCCAGCGTAGCGCTGCTGCATTGGCCCTTGCCGTCCGCCCTCGTCTTCGGCGCGCTGATTGCGGCGACCGATCCCGTGGCCATCATCGCCATGTTCAAGGACAATGGCGTGAAGGGGCGGCTGCGGCTCCTGGTCGAAAGCGAGAGTCTGCTCAACGACGGCGCCGCCGCCGTGCTGTTCGTGATGGCGCTGGCCTGGGCCGAGGGCCACGGCGCCGGCGAGGGGGCCGGAGATATTGCGCTGACCTTGGGGCGCATCGTGCTGGGCGGGGTCGCCGTCGGCGCGCTCACCGGGGGCGCCGCGATCCTCATCGCCATGGGCACCGCCGAGCATATGATCGAGGCGGCGCTCACGACCATCGCCGCCTTCGGTTCGTTCCTGATCGCCGAGCGCCTTCATGTCTCGGGCGTGCTCGCCACGGTGACGGCGGGGCTAATTATGGGCAATCTCGGCCTCTTGCGGGAGGACAATCGCAGCTATCTCTCCTACAAGGGGCGCGAATTCGTGCACGGCTTCTGGGAGTTCGCGGCCTTCCTGGCGAACTCCATGGTTTTTCTCATGATCGGCGTCGACGTCGCCTCAACTCCGTTCCTGAATTACGGAGCGCCGCTCATCTTTTCGGTGATCGCCATCGTGCTCGCCGCCCGCGCGCTGACCGTCTACCCGCTGAGCGCGCTGTTCCTGTTCTCGCGCTGGCGGATCAGCTTCCCCGAGCAGCATGTGCTGTGGTGGGGCGGATTGCGCGGGGCGCTTGGCCTCGCGCTCGCGCTGTCCCTTCCGGACACGCTGCCGCTGCGCGACATGATCGTCGTATCGACCTTTGCGGTCGTCGCCTTCTCCATCGTCGTGCAGGGCCTCACCATGCCGCTGCTGCTGCGCGCGCTGGGCTTCATGCCCGGCCCCGTTCAGTGA
- the amoC gene encoding bacterial ammonia monooxygenase, subunit AmoC, whose protein sequence is MSVSAHTAAGAVAVDKPIVDLRGMWIGLALLNGFYLIVRIYEQIYGWRAGLDSFAPEFQTYWMSILWSEIPLELISGLALAGYLWKTRVRDMSTVTPRQEMRAIVDNVKWLVCYAAAIYWGASFFTEQDGTWHMTVIRDTDFTPSHIIEFYMSYPIYSILAAGCFFHAKTRIPYFSKGYSLAYLIVSIGPFMIIPNVGLNEWGHTFWFMEELFVAPLHWGFVFFGWMALGVFGVVLQLLLNVHRLLGKDGVALLTE, encoded by the coding sequence ATGAGCGTATCAGCACATACGGCGGCAGGCGCCGTCGCGGTCGACAAACCCATCGTCGATCTCAGGGGCATGTGGATCGGGCTCGCCCTGCTCAACGGCTTCTACCTGATCGTGCGCATCTACGAGCAGATCTACGGCTGGCGCGCCGGCCTCGATTCCTTCGCGCCGGAGTTCCAGACCTATTGGATGTCGATCCTCTGGTCGGAGATTCCACTGGAGCTCATCTCGGGCCTGGCGCTCGCCGGCTATCTCTGGAAGACCCGCGTGCGCGACATGTCGACCGTGACCCCGCGTCAGGAAATGCGCGCCATCGTGGACAATGTGAAATGGCTCGTCTGCTATGCGGCGGCGATCTACTGGGGCGCGTCCTTCTTCACCGAGCAGGACGGCACCTGGCATATGACGGTGATCCGCGACACGGATTTCACCCCGTCGCATATCATCGAGTTCTACATGAGCTATCCGATCTACTCGATCCTGGCGGCGGGGTGCTTCTTCCACGCGAAGACGCGCATTCCCTATTTCTCCAAGGGCTATTCGCTCGCCTATCTGATCGTCTCGATCGGCCCCTTCATGATCATCCCGAACGTCGGCCTCAATGAATGGGGTCATACCTTCTGGTTCATGGAGGAGCTGTTCGTCGCGCCGCTGCACTGGGGCTTCGTCTTCTTCGGCTGGATGGCGCTCGGCGTCTTTGGCGTCGTGCTGCAGCTCCTGCTGAACGTCCATCGTCTGCTCGGCAAGGACGGTGTCGCTCTCCTGACCGAATAA
- a CDS encoding DUF465 domain-containing protein, protein MSLQGHIVELQRRHEALEKEIEKEQLHPNADDAKIIELKRKKLQIKDELAKLEISETRH, encoded by the coding sequence ATGTCCTTACAGGGTCATATCGTCGAACTCCAACGCCGCCACGAGGCGCTCGAAAAGGAAATCGAAAAAGAGCAGCTGCATCCAAACGCCGACGACGCGAAGATCATCGAATTGAAGCGAAAAAAGCTGCAGATCAAAGACGAATTGGCCAAGCTGGAGATTAGCGAAACGCGCCATTAG
- a CDS encoding helix-turn-helix domain-containing protein codes for MDIAILGYDDCLGLGFIGAADLLLLSRRMLKKKDAPEPYRVVTVSYDGAPIRDGFGRSHAVDASFASLDNCAAVIVPPFFCDGEHVMPPTPAISAAAGWLRRQHALGAILAASCNGVFLLGEAGLLDGRRCTTTWWRHDELKARYPRADAARGASLIEDGRVVTAGGPMSWIDLSFNVIRALCGPEAAKKAADFTVVDTVPATQTIYIPPGYLTASNSFLLEAEHVVRGAGDGALTSAQLARALGLSERTLHRRLKDATGETPKHFIDRVRFEAARMLLETTNSSVKQLASASGYADETSFRRAFRRYAGMTPGAYRSWSQARRGVKA; via the coding sequence ATGGATATCGCCATTCTGGGCTACGACGACTGCTTGGGCCTCGGCTTCATCGGCGCGGCGGACCTTCTGCTCCTCTCGCGCCGCATGTTGAAAAAGAAGGATGCGCCAGAGCCGTATCGGGTTGTGACGGTCAGCTATGACGGCGCGCCCATTCGCGACGGGTTCGGACGCAGCCATGCGGTCGACGCCTCCTTTGCGTCCCTCGACAACTGCGCCGCCGTGATCGTGCCGCCCTTCTTCTGCGACGGCGAGCACGTCATGCCGCCGACGCCGGCGATCAGCGCCGCCGCAGGGTGGCTCAGGCGCCAGCACGCGCTCGGCGCCATTCTGGCCGCGTCCTGCAACGGGGTTTTTCTCCTCGGCGAAGCGGGGCTTCTCGACGGGCGCCGCTGCACGACGACCTGGTGGCGGCACGACGAATTGAAGGCCCGCTATCCGCGCGCCGACGCCGCGCGGGGCGCGTCCCTGATCGAGGATGGGCGAGTCGTCACCGCCGGCGGGCCGATGTCATGGATCGACCTCTCCTTCAACGTCATCCGCGCGCTGTGCGGTCCCGAGGCGGCCAAGAAGGCGGCCGACTTCACCGTCGTCGACACCGTTCCGGCGACTCAAACGATCTATATCCCGCCGGGCTATCTGACTGCTTCCAACTCCTTCCTTTTGGAGGCGGAACATGTCGTGCGGGGCGCGGGCGACGGCGCGCTCACCTCGGCGCAGCTCGCGCGGGCGCTCGGCCTTTCCGAACGGACGTTGCACCGCAGATTGAAGGACGCGACGGGAGAAACCCCCAAGCATTTCATCGACCGCGTGCGCTTCGAGGCGGCGCGCATGCTGCTCGAAACCACGAACAGCTCGGTCAAGCAATTGGCCTCGGCCTCCGGCTATGCGGACGAGACGAGTTTCAGGCGGGCGTTTCGGCGCTATGCCGGCATGACGCCCGGCGCCTATCGCTCCTGGTCGCAAGCGCGGCGCGGCGTGAAGGCCTGA
- a CDS encoding protein adenylyltransferase SelO: protein MPLTETYCPETLHESLGDPFFDRVEAAQFPKTLLRYRNQRWAARVGLDGLTDPEWIAHFGRFEPLPGSLPQPLALRYHGHQFRVYNPELGDGRGFLFAQLRDCADGRLLDLGTKGSGQTPWSRRGDGRLTLKGGVREILATEMLEALGVDTSKTFSLIETGEALLRGDEPSPTRSSVMVRLSHSHIRIGTFQRLAFHDDKAAIDRLLEYVCRHYFPALAPLPPPERARAFLEEVAERVARLGAGYMAAGFVHGVLNSDNINVTGESFDYGPWRFAPTYDPQFTAAYFDESGLYAFGRQPSALAWNLARLAECLLHLTGLEAAQRTLDGFAVAIQKAFRVVLLRRLGLVSAGEEADARLSKAFTDFLMSTRAPFEQAFFDWRGGLASAGRAKASASAAFYETPEFVPVRDAFAEHETAADARLDHPYFRRSAPCSMLIDEVEAIWSPIAEADDWSALTRKLTEIADMREAYGFASS from the coding sequence ATGCCCCTCACCGAGACCTATTGTCCAGAGACTCTTCACGAGAGCCTGGGCGACCCCTTCTTCGACCGGGTTGAAGCCGCCCAATTCCCCAAGACCCTGCTGCGCTACCGAAACCAGCGCTGGGCGGCGCGCGTCGGCCTCGACGGCCTGACCGACCCCGAATGGATTGCGCATTTCGGGCGCTTCGAGCCGCTGCCGGGCAGTCTGCCCCAGCCGCTCGCCCTGCGCTACCACGGCCACCAGTTTCGCGTTTACAATCCGGAACTCGGCGACGGCCGCGGCTTTCTCTTCGCCCAGCTGCGCGACTGCGCCGATGGTCGGCTGCTGGACCTCGGCACCAAGGGCAGCGGCCAGACTCCCTGGTCGCGGCGCGGCGACGGACGGCTTACCCTGAAGGGTGGCGTTCGCGAAATTTTGGCGACGGAAATGCTGGAGGCGCTCGGCGTCGACACCTCCAAGACCTTCAGCCTGATCGAGACGGGCGAGGCGCTGCTCCGCGGCGACGAGCCCTCACCCACGCGCTCGAGCGTGATGGTGCGCCTGTCGCATTCGCATATTCGCATCGGCACCTTCCAGCGCCTTGCCTTCCATGACGACAAGGCGGCGATCGACCGGCTGCTCGAGTATGTCTGTCGTCATTACTTCCCCGCGCTCGCCCCCCTCCCGCCGCCGGAGCGGGCGCGCGCCTTTCTGGAGGAGGTCGCCGAGCGCGTGGCGCGGCTCGGCGCCGGCTACATGGCGGCGGGCTTCGTCCACGGGGTGCTCAATTCGGACAACATCAACGTCACCGGCGAGAGTTTCGATTACGGCCCCTGGCGCTTCGCGCCCACTTATGATCCGCAATTCACCGCCGCCTATTTCGACGAGAGCGGCCTCTACGCCTTCGGTCGCCAGCCGAGCGCGCTGGCCTGGAACCTCGCGCGGCTCGCCGAATGCCTGCTGCATTTGACGGGACTGGAGGCGGCGCAACGGACGCTCGACGGCTTCGCCGTCGCAATCCAAAAGGCGTTTCGCGTCGTCCTGCTCCGCCGCCTGGGCCTCGTCTCGGCTGGGGAAGAGGCCGACGCCCGCCTGTCCAAGGCCTTCACCGATTTTCTCATGTCGACCCGGGCCCCCTTCGAACAGGCCTTCTTCGACTGGCGCGGCGGCCTCGCCAGCGCCGGGCGCGCCAAGGCCAGCGCCTCCGCCGCCTTCTATGAGACGCCGGAATTCGTCCCCGTGCGCGACGCCTTCGCCGAGCATGAGACCGCCGCCGACGCGCGGCTGGATCACCCCTATTTCCGCCGGTCCGCGCCCTGCTCCATGCTCATCGACGAGGTCGAGGCGATCTGGAGCCCGATCGCCGAGGCGGACGACTGGTCGGCGCTGACGAGGAAGCTCACGGAGATTGCAGACATGCGCGAAGCCTATGGCTTTGCTTCGAGCTGA